TTTTTTACTTTCGGCCTTTTAATACTTTTCTATTTTCTATGTTTTCGTGTTTTAGCCGAGGTTTAATTTAAGCTTTTCATTGTATGCCAGACTTTATCATTTTTGGTCCAAGGGGTTTTAACAAAGACTATGGAGTGCCAGAGtacattttcttcattcaCGGGGTGTTTAATATACCCTGTAGCGATTGAAAATAGATCAATTACAACACTGCAATCTTCTTATTATCCTTGTTTATATAATATTTTCTTAATATGATATCAAAATATATAGGGTGTTCGCAGAACAAATGATTGTTGTAGATGCAGTGATAAAGAGAACATGAACGAAATCACGCGCACGGACAAATACTACCGAAGAAAGATCTATCTATGATCAATCCTGCATACAGTGACCAAGGAGATAGAACgggaaaaaaaatgaaatgcAGTCATTTAACTAATTACATGTTTAACAAATATTAAAGTTGGCCCcctttttttgtatttgattgtgGAGTTATCAGTGTGTGTACATGATAAGACTACAATACAATCTTTGCTAGTTACTTTATGTTGATCCATAAACCTTATAAGCAACATGTCACAATCTCCTAAACCACAACAAGATCATCCGACTACAGCAACCTCAACAGACAAAAATAACACCACTGATTGCACAGAAACAAATTtacaatcacaatcacaaGACCAAGTTACAACTTCTCAAACATCATTTGATGGAGACGAAGACAACAATCCATTCCTGCATCACCAAGGACTAAGCAGTTTTAGTCATTTACATCTAAATAGTAGCCGGCAACTGAAACAGCAGTCTAACGAAGATATTAAAACACCAGATGACGTGGATGACTCAATGCTACTATACAAAACATCTAAACTGgataaatcaaacaaaaactccGAATCATTCAATGCAGTCAATatgaattttgaaagtagAGTTACGAAGCTATTGAAGCCCAAAGTTCGTGTCAAGATACAAATTACCGAAGCTGgtaattcaaatgaagGCATGAATAACTCCCTGAAAAAATATATTGTCTACACCATCAAACTTGTGAACATTGATGTCAAAAGTGACGAGGTCTtgacaagaagaagatatagtgattttgaaagtttacGTGATGTGTTGACTAAAATTTTCCCCTTGGTTGTTATACCACCAATCCCACCTAAAAActattttgatttctcaGTATTCAATGGGTTTGTTGGCCAAGGAAGTATTGGATTTGGATCAAACAGTGGAATAGCAGGAGGTGGTGGAGGGGGAGGGTCTACTGCTCATGAGAGATCAATTGGCGGTGGCAGTAGCGGATCTACCCCGTCGAGtgcagcagcagcagcagctaCTGGTAGTTCCAACAATATCCATTCCACTACATCAACAGCCAATAATCTATCCAGTCCTAcatcatcatattcatACATCAACTCAAACCATCTAGCTAAAAACAAACTAATTGAACACCGTAAACGATTACTTTCCAATtttctcaacaattgtcttgaaattaaacaaattCGGAACCTAGAGTTTTTCCATAAATTTCTTGATCCTAATGCCAATTGGTCCGATGAAATTGCTCtaattcaaaatcaattaccaaaatcaatctaCTTACTGAATCCAGAAAATGGGTTAAAAACAGATTCAATATATGCCAATTTACCCAATCCGTCTTCAAGTAAAAACACTATAagctttttcaaagataaTGGGAAACGAATCACTAAAAAGACAAATAAGCTAATTGGTAATAGTATTAGTAGTAGTGCTAATACCATAGCAGCAGAAGCTACTGGAGTCAACCCAAGCCCCGATATATCTACCAATGAAGCattacaaaaaaagaaacaaagtGAGTATATTGTGGACACTTCTGGATTAGATGAAGTGAATAAACGAATTACAAGTAATTTCATGGGTCTTTCCAATGACTATGCTGAATTGGGCAGTGtcttcaattctttttccttaATGTTTTCAGAAGTATTCCTGCTGATGCTGCTGCGAAGTGAAGAGGAAGGAGGAGGAAGAGCCAACGGTAATGGTGGGGGTGGCCTTGATGGTGGTGCTACTACTACTGAAACTGGCACCAAAGCTGACAAATACAAATCCAGTGACAATAATGATGAACTTAATTTCATACTTGACAAGATTGGCCAATGTTTTGATCGATCATATATTGCTATGAATCTATTAATCGGTGACTTAGAAACACAATTTTCGGAACCATTGGGCGAAGCAGTACAGTATACTCAAATCTTGCATTATATAACCAAATACCAATCAAGGAAGCTAACTCAAAAGCAAATGTTGGATGATGAGGTCAAGTACAAGcgaaaagaattgaatcagttgttgaaaattgagCTGGAGGCAGGTATGGTTGAACATTCAATTAGGCATCAGCATAGCAACAATACCCCCGCGAACAATGGCGAGTCAAAGTTTGACTTGAATGGTTTTGCCAGCACCACTAATTCCAAAACTCACAAGTCAGCTCCCAATGGTACACCTGTAATCAATGGATCAAACAATGGCAGTACGCAAGCTCCCACATCCAGTGGGTTATTCaaattacccaattttaaattcaagaaattgacacGATATGTTAGTGAAATAATTGATCAGAACCCCCAACAAACAAGGAAAACCAAAATTCATGAATTGACTGACAAGATTTCGGTATTGGAAAAATGTCAAGATATAATGCTTGCTGATTTATCATTTATATATGATGAGGTTGACAagaatttgcaacaatttcaacttcatcaattgaaaatgatttaCGAGATTTTATTATATTATAATCAAGTATTGATCAGATGGGCTAAAaagaatattgaaatttggcAAGATgtgaaagaagaaattttgaagtACTAACACTTGGAcaataattcaatttcagtgCTGCTTTTTTCTCTAAACCTatgaatatatatatatatatatagatgtcaaaatcaatccTCTTCTAAATACCTTATAATTGGTGGCCCCCATTCTTCAGCTCTTTTATAGCGAGAGATATCTTCAGGTAAACCTTTGATAGCTCCAATCAATCTCTGTCTAACTTCCATTCCATCTGATTTAACTTTTGCCAATGGTAATAAGTAAGTTCTGATTGTAAATACAATTGCTTTTGACTTTGGTAATCTAGTCAAGACTTGACGTTCACTACGATAATGCACCTGCGTATCAAAGTCCAAACTCTCATACTCcattggttgttgaatataATCAGCAGGTAAGTTATGTCCTTTGTtagcatcatcaacataaaATTTATGATGAGTTTGTAATGACCAATTGGACCTAGTTACAAATTGATGGGGTTGGATTCGATTAAAGAATTTATTCATTGATGGACGTAGCTTTGTGGTGTACCCTGGAATACGCTCATGAATGAAGGTCAATGGTTTATTGAATCTGTCCAATGGATTAAACCCCGCGGCAAATGCAAATACACCAGCTTTAAAAAAGTATTCACCTAGGGTAGGATCTTCCGGGTTGGTTTTAGCTTGGTTTGGATCGAGTTGTAAGAGTATaaaatcttcttcaatgttTTCAGCAAGATATTCTTCCAATACAACACCATCTATCCCCTCTCCTTTCAAAGGATAACTTTTACCAGTAATCAAGTTCTTcacttttctcaattcaacTTGACGTTGAAAACACATGGGATACTTATCACACATAtaattcatcaccatttCATAAAATTCAACCACCGCATCATACGCTTCATCAGTCATGAAAACCGTCGATGATCTTGTATCTTTATCTTTGGGATAGTCAGGAtgacaattgttgataattttgtatttattTTCTAATCGATTCATATATGTTGGTTCCACAAGTAACCAATCCTGTGGATGTAATGACGCAATTGACATTGTCAATTTATAAGCAGCATTTTTGAATGGGTATGATTTCAATGCGTCGATCGAATcccatttgaaattgggtTCAACGGAGTGGATCTTGTAGTTTGCATCGAACGAGTCATAGAATTTTGATTTGCCTTTTGGAATAGAGCCATTTGAGGTGGTAATGACGGAATCGTGAATCCTagatttgttgtatttggtgatgaatATGTACAAGGTTGTCATTATGGGGATTAGGAATAACCAAAATGAAGGCGAATCTAATGATACATCACTAAAAATGGATGGAGCCCCATActtgtttgttgaaatattgtcaattgttgtatccattcaaacaaaataagGTTTGTTACTTTGACTAAAGATGAAAAGTTGCTGCTATTTtctaatttttcaataatagAATTCAGATATTTGAGGGTGTTTTGATTCCAATGCAAAATGGTCttgaaagaaattgttgtagATAAATTATAATTATATTATATTCTATCCTGGATACTGGCTTTTACGAATCTGGTATATGTATGTAAGCCTATacatcaaatcatcatcgtcgtTAGTGGTTGTTTATTATTACTTGAAGTGGTGAAAATAGGAGATTATTATTTTGTGTCTTCAATCGGGGTATAGAATCCGCTGTGACTCCTCTCTCTTCACTTATTTTGTGCTtatctctctctctctctctctctctctctctccttctctcttttgtttgtttccGTTTGCGCTAAAAATTTCCATtactttccaaatttttgatcCCGTTTCCGCCCGagaaaatacaaaaagTGGAGTGCGAGCGGTGGGTGAACTGAAAGCCATGCGAAAATATATTACATTGCCCCGACAATCCATCCGATGCATCGCAAAAGTGCTTAAAAGTCCAAAGATGGCTGGTAGCCGATTATCAATGCTCTAGTCAATGCTATCAAAGATCAACACCATATGTGCTAGATATCCATATGCTCTTatttgtgttgttttgtgACGTATAGTGTGCCGAGTTTAAATAAGAACCCTGTAAAATTCACGAACGATAACTTGCGATCACGCCGGCTTGCAAAACTCAGTAGGCATAGTAATGTAGGTGACGATGTCTGATTACAACGCCTTTTGTTGTCGCAATAAAAGGTTCTTATCCTACTTCAAACCATATAACTATGAGCCAAACAGCTCAGAGTGAATAAAAGAAACCACAAATGTCAGTGACAGAAGGAAGAGGTCCACATAACATTAACGTACATCTAAATAGTTATTACATGTTTTAGTAGATAGTAATCAGGTTTTATAACCTTGCCATTTCTCAATACTTTGTCAACTGGAGAATCAACAGTCAATTTGTAGCCCATGTTTCTATACCACAACAATGCTCTTTCATTGTCGGAGAACACCGTTAACGCCATGCCCACTAATAGCTTGTACAACTTATTGGGTGATTTAACCAAGTCAATGCATAGTTTGTGAAAGTCATCTATCAAGAATTGCCCGAGTCCTTGGCCTTGATGTTCTTCAGTTATATGTATTTCGTACAAATATAACACCAAgtcgtcgtcatcatcaagaCACAATTTGAAGCATATGTAAGCCACTACTGTGGTTGATTTCGGGTCTACTAGAAATACAAATAGTAGCCCAGGTTCTTTTAGTTCcaccttcttttctctcttcCAATTGCTTCCATTATGTTTAATGTAAAGGTTTCCAATAGTTCCATCAATGATATCGACAGCGATTTTTAATAATGATTTTGGCAAGTCTTTGCTTTGTAAGATGGTCGTATTATATTTGGGAAAATTGAACCTGCCTCGCATGTAGTTCAGAATTACATCGGCAGCAATtaattcattcaatctGACATTATCCTCTGAGTATTCATTGAAGGGTTCCccaccaatttcaaaactgaCTTCCATGTAGCTTGTTCTTGCAATGTTTAGTAAGGAAATAATTACACGCGACGCGCATCTCCAAAATAGAGAAAAATTAGTCAAACTGAACCACCAACCAAAGCACATTATACAATGCAAGACATTATGTCGGGTCCAAAGAGTGACGATACAGACATCCTGATGGAGCTTTTATCATCGCCTCCATCAAATATAATTGAACAAGTGAATGAAGCACAAAAGAGTCGAAGTAAAGCTAGACTAAACCCActtttttcttcaccaaCACACAATAGAGATAAATGTTCAGAATTTCACCATATCACCGATAGAGAACTATCCTCAAGGGGCTCCATAGTAAATCCTAAAAATAAGCACAACAAACTTCGCCAGGTGAGAAACCAATATCGGTACGAAAAGCTACTGTTGCAACGAGAAAAGGTTACTgacaaacaattcaaacagGACGTTGAAAGAAAGTACGATGAACAAGTACGagaatttttgaattgggaAGACGTTAATCGACtaattgaagatgaacGTGATATACTAAGtgaaaacaaaaggaaCAGTCTTGAGTTGCAAGAAGCCGAGGCGAGGGCATGGGAAGAGGAGATGGAACTAATGGAGTTGATAGAGTCTTTGGATTTAAACAGTTGAAGTTTATGCAGTCATTGTCCCTGTATTCCCAAAAGTTGCCGCGAAGCATGAGACTGCAATGTGTTGGACATACATTCCATAATTAAAATTACTGGACTACCCTGTGTTTGCATTCTCAATCACAAAAGTTGGTGATTTATTAGATCAACCACTTATAAACTACAAATGAGATAGACAAATACCTTTATGACGAATATAACAGCCCAAGTTCGTTCCTGACGGGTTCAGCAAACTTGTACCTTGTTGATTTGAGATCCACCGGTGAAACGTGGGTGAAAATTGcgggaaaaagaaatgacTATCTGACGGAttacttttcaaaacttgaGTAAGCCTTTTATAGCTTTTATAGTAGAAGATTAATTGATGAACGATCAGAATTTTGATTAATCAACGAAACAGCATTATGATAATGGCCTCAGAAAAAACATTGTCGCGAAAAACGAGTTAAAAATGGGGAAAATACGACAAGGACGTCCTTTTAGGCTcttgtgttgcaaaacttttggttgtaagaattttgaaaatcgCCATTTTCTTTGACACATAGCACTACTCAAAACCATCAAACCATTATGAGCTTAAGGGGAGTTTGTTTAATGGGAATTGGTGTCCCCGTTTATCCCGGTTgcaatgaatttgaattgatttacAATTGCTTGATCGCAATTCCATACAATTTGAGAGCTGAATATTTGAAGTCTAATGGAACACAAATACGGACTCTACAAGGTGAATTAGGAAATGAAAATTCCTCACAAGTAAATGTttgcattgaaaaagtgtATCAAATACAGGCTGACGGTAGAAGAACTCATGTAAGTAATGTCAAGAGCGTGAAATCACAATCAAAGACAACAGATAAGAACGAGCCTGACAAACATTGTGGGGAAGAGTCAATAATATTTGCAGAAGCAGAGCTGATTTTACCGGCATCCAAAGAGCCTGTCAACACTATAAAGCCAGATACTTTTTCTGCGAAGAGAGTGCATTGTATAGGGGAGAACATGACTGCATCGCTCAAGGACTACAATAAAGAGCCAATTATCATTCCCATAAGCGGTGCCCCCCGGTTGCAAATAGGTAAGCGGAACAAATGGGATATCTTATATGCTACAAAGATAAAACCTTTCCTACCTACATTTTGGCAAGGACTGCTACCCAGTGGGCGCAATCCCACGTTTGTGCATGTACGAATGGAAATAGCACGTATTACCGGCTTGAATAAGAAGAGCAAAAGTGCATGTGAAGACGAGATGAGGTATTATGACGAGATGGTTCATTTCCATCTTTTGTTTGACGAGGATGATCCAAGGGTTAAAACACGGAACGAGTTGGAACTGAAACTTTACATAAGAGTAATGTCCTTATATTATATTGTAATGAGTTCAATACCCGACTCAATAGAAACAGATTGGGTCTATGAATTTGGAGCGCAGCATGATGCTGAGAAATTGCCtaaatttggcaaaataGCCAATGGagtttttaaatttttgactCAGCTTGTAAAACAATGGGATAAGCTTCCA
The Candida orthopsilosis Co 90-125, chromosome 5 draft sequence genome window above contains:
- a CDS encoding Hrq2 protein — translated: MDTTIDNISTNKYGAPSIFSDVSLDSPSFWLFLIPIMTTLYIFITKYNKSRIHDSVITTSNGSIPKGKSKFYDSFDANYKIHSVEPNFKWDSIDALKSYPFKNAAYKLTMSIASLHPQDWLLVEPTYMNRLENKYKIINNCHPDYPKDKDTRSSTVFMTDEAYDAVVEFYEMVMNYMCDKYPMCFQRQVELRKVKNLITGKSYPLKGEGIDGVVLEEYLAENIEEDFILLQLDPNQAKTNPEDPTLGEYFFKAGVFAFAAGFNPLDRFNKPLTFIHERIPGYTTKLRPSMNKFFNRIQPHQFVTRSNWSLQTHHKFYVDDANKGHNLPADYIQQPMEYESLDFDTQVHYRSERQVLTRLPKSKAIVFTIRTYLLPLAKVKSDGMEVRQRLIGAIKGLPEDISRYKRAEEWGPPIIRYLEED
- a CDS encoding Atg20 protein (S. cerevisiae homolog ATG20 has phosphatidylinositol-3-phosphate binding and has role in mitochondrion degradation, early endosome to Golgi transport, macroautophagy, CVT pathway), producing MSQSPKPQQDHPTTATSTDKNNTTDCTETNLQSQSQDQVTTSQTSFDGDEDNNPFSHHQGLSSFSHLHLNSSRQSKQQSNEDIKTPDDVDDSMLLYKTSKSDKSNKNSESFNAVNMNFESRVTKLLKPKVRVKIQITEAGNSNEGMNNSSKKYIVYTIKLVNIDVKSDEVLTRRRYSDFESLRDVLTKIFPLVVIPPIPPKNYFDFSVFNGFVGQGSIGFGSNSGIAGGGGGGGSTAHERSIGGGSSGSTPSSAAAAAATGSSNNIHSTTSTANNLSSPTSSYSYINSNHLAKNKLIEHRKRLLSNFLNNCLEIKQIRNLEFFHKFLDPNANWSDEIALIQNQLPKSIYLSNPENGLKTDSIYANLPNPSSSKNTISFFKDNGKRITKKTNKLIGNSISSSANTIAAEATGVNPSPDISTNEALQKKKQSEYIVDTSGLDEVNKRITSNFMGLSNDYAELGSVFNSFSLMFSEVFSSMSSRSEEEGGGRANGNGGGGLDGGATTTETGTKADKYKSSDNNDELNFILDKIGQCFDRSYIAMNLLIGDLETQFSEPLGEAVQYTQILHYITKYQSRKLTQKQMLDDEVKYKRKELNQLLKIESEAGMVEHSIRHQHSNNTPANNGESKFDLNGFASTTNSKTHKSAPNGTPVINGSNNGSTQAPTSSGLFKLPNFKFKKLTRYVSEIIDQNPQQTRKTKIHELTDKISVLEKCQDIMLADLSFIYDEVDKNLQQFQLHQLKMIYEILLYYNQVLIRWAKKNIEIWQDVKEEILKY
- a CDS encoding Nat4 histone acetyltransferase (involved in regulation of white-opaque switching), which translates into the protein MCFGWWFSLTNFSLFWRCASRVIISLLNIARTSYMEVSFEIGGEPFNEYSEDNVRLNELIAADVISNYMRGRFNFPKYNTTILQSKDLPKSLLKIAVDIIDGTIGNLYIKHNGSNWKREKKVELKEPGLLFVFLVDPKSTTVVAYICFKLCLDDDDDLVLYLYEIHITEEHQGQGLGQFLIDDFHKLCIDLVKSPNKLYKLLVGMALTVFSDNERALLWYRNMGYKLTVDSPVDKVLRNGKVIKPDYYLLKHVITI